A part of Haladaptatus caseinilyticus genomic DNA contains:
- a CDS encoding ABC transporter permease codes for MAGATRSEEPSEAKSSIQSLLQGLRERPRLHKGLIIGPPLTVLTLFFALPLLSMLIISFRQGQIDGPLTLQNYTQFLTSDTYLTVVWRSLVISAEVTALVTVIGYTLAYSIVRFTRYTTVLLLLVILPFWTSYIIRMYAWINILQNGGVLDSVLLLTNIIDQPIGLLYSQEAVLIGFAYVWLPLAVLPFYASLTNMDPALIDAAKDLGAGPLKAFFTVTLPTTANGVITGILLVFIPTFGSFITPRLLGGTSNVMIGMVIEEQFKSAFNWPFGAAIGMIVTVLVVALLVLGARAGGNLFARGDDAQ; via the coding sequence ATGGCCGGTGCTACCCGCTCGGAAGAGCCATCGGAGGCGAAATCTTCTATACAGAGCCTTCTGCAGGGTCTTCGAGAGCGTCCGCGACTCCATAAAGGACTCATCATTGGCCCACCACTCACCGTTCTCACGTTGTTTTTCGCACTGCCGCTGCTGTCGATGCTTATCATTTCATTTCGGCAGGGACAGATCGACGGTCCCCTGACGCTCCAGAACTACACTCAATTCCTGACGTCGGACACCTACCTGACCGTCGTGTGGCGAAGCCTGGTTATCTCGGCCGAGGTGACGGCACTCGTTACGGTCATCGGATACACGCTCGCGTACAGTATCGTTCGATTTACGCGGTATACGACGGTTCTGCTCTTACTCGTGATTCTTCCGTTCTGGACGAGTTACATCATTCGAATGTACGCGTGGATCAATATCCTCCAAAACGGTGGCGTATTGGACTCGGTTCTCCTGCTGACGAACATCATCGATCAGCCGATCGGGTTACTGTACAGTCAGGAGGCCGTGTTGATCGGATTCGCGTACGTCTGGCTCCCACTCGCCGTCTTGCCGTTTTATGCGTCGCTGACGAACATGGACCCCGCACTTATCGATGCGGCGAAAGACCTCGGAGCTGGGCCACTCAAGGCGTTTTTTACGGTGACGCTTCCGACGACCGCGAATGGGGTTATCACCGGTATTCTCCTCGTTTTCATTCCAACGTTTGGCTCGTTCATCACTCCGCGTTTGCTCGGCGGCACCAGCAACGTAATGATCGGAATGGTGATCGAAGAGCAGTTCAAATCGGCGTTCAACTGGCCGTTCGGCGCGGCAATCGGGATGATCGTCACGGTTCTGGTCGTCGCCTTACTCGTCCTCGGCGCACGTGCCGGTGGCAACCTTTTCGCACGGGGGGATGACGCGCAATGA
- a CDS encoding LLM class flavin-dependent oxidoreductase has product MNLSIVDLSPVPNGGTATEAYANTVETARQAERLGYSRFWVAEHHGMANTLAGTTPEVLLGHLAAETDSIRLGSGAVLLNHYSPFKVAEEFGALDALAPGRIDAGLGRANGSPAADRALGTERHVQNPDEDHAEKIEAVVNHLYDDYPDEHAYSNLEIPRSGADTPVPWVLGSSPSSAAIAGTLGLPYCFAAFIRPQFAVHSFEEYREHFQPSHLAGSSDKPAGMVAVNAVCAETDEAAARLRAVAEASYKRMRRGVVGTTPSVEEAIDELGGVPEPTPATLDSGEWPRAVSGSPETLIEILEQLADRVNVDEVMIQHVVGDHDDALRSHELLADGVGLTPH; this is encoded by the coding sequence GTGAATCTCTCCATTGTCGATCTCTCGCCGGTTCCCAACGGTGGAACCGCGACCGAAGCCTACGCGAATACTGTCGAAACGGCGCGACAGGCCGAACGGCTCGGCTACTCGCGATTCTGGGTGGCGGAACACCACGGGATGGCGAACACACTCGCCGGAACAACCCCCGAGGTTCTCCTCGGACATCTCGCCGCCGAAACCGACTCAATTCGACTCGGTTCGGGAGCGGTGCTCCTTAACCACTACAGCCCGTTCAAGGTTGCAGAAGAGTTCGGCGCGCTGGACGCGCTCGCGCCCGGGCGCATCGACGCGGGACTCGGTCGGGCAAACGGCTCTCCGGCCGCCGACCGAGCCCTCGGAACGGAACGACACGTCCAAAATCCCGACGAAGACCATGCCGAAAAGATCGAAGCCGTCGTTAATCATCTTTATGACGACTATCCTGACGAGCACGCCTACAGTAACCTGGAGATTCCCCGCTCAGGTGCGGATACACCTGTTCCGTGGGTACTCGGGTCAAGTCCGTCGAGTGCGGCTATCGCGGGCACACTCGGGTTGCCCTACTGCTTTGCGGCGTTCATTCGACCGCAGTTCGCCGTCCACTCATTCGAAGAATACCGCGAGCACTTCCAACCGTCCCATCTGGCCGGTAGTAGCGACAAGCCAGCAGGAATGGTCGCAGTGAATGCGGTTTGTGCTGAAACCGACGAAGCGGCGGCACGACTCCGAGCGGTAGCTGAGGCGTCCTACAAGCGGATGCGGCGCGGTGTCGTCGGTACGACGCCATCCGTTGAGGAGGCTATTGACGAACTTGGCGGTGTTCCCGAGCCAACACCAGCCACACTCGATTCCGGCGAGTGGCCACGGGCCGTTTCTGGGAGTCCGGAAACACTCATCGAGATATTAGAGCAACTTGCTGACCGCGTAAACGTCGACGAAGTTATGATTCAACATGTTGTCGGCGACCACGATGATGCGTTGCGCTCGCACGAATTATTGGCCGACGGTGTCGGACTCACCCCCCACTGA
- a CDS encoding ABC transporter permease, whose translation MNQLNRVLRPVERIVHQYGSHLGRLAMIIVFLFLWLPIGVLVFMSFAKGGVLAFPPKELTVQWYVTFLNNQTAMNAIVTTLKISIVASLISVVLSTLIAYAIDRFVFPGKDVLQLLATLPIVVPLVVTGIAMVLFFGAIDFQQGYWSVVIAHVIRTIPFATLVILPTFLTFDRQLEEASKDLGANELETFRQVTLPSVLPGIIAGGLLAFTLSFNEFVYTYFVRDSSTTTLPIYIWNQIRYNVTPEVNVISVVFLLLAVTLVLIAVSLTRVELLTRR comes from the coding sequence ATGAACCAGCTGAATCGCGTCCTTCGGCCCGTCGAACGGATCGTCCACCAATACGGCTCACACCTAGGACGCCTCGCGATGATCATCGTCTTTCTGTTCCTCTGGCTCCCTATCGGCGTTCTCGTGTTCATGTCCTTCGCAAAGGGTGGCGTTTTGGCGTTCCCTCCGAAGGAACTCACCGTCCAGTGGTACGTCACTTTCTTGAATAATCAGACGGCGATGAACGCCATCGTCACGACGCTGAAGATAAGCATTGTCGCATCGCTCATCAGCGTCGTTCTCTCGACGTTGATTGCGTATGCCATCGACCGGTTCGTTTTCCCCGGAAAGGACGTTCTCCAGTTGCTTGCGACGCTCCCGATCGTCGTTCCACTCGTCGTCACTGGAATCGCGATGGTGTTGTTCTTCGGTGCGATCGACTTCCAGCAAGGATACTGGTCCGTCGTCATCGCGCACGTTATCAGAACGATTCCGTTCGCGACGCTGGTCATCCTTCCGACGTTCCTGACCTTCGACCGCCAATTAGAGGAAGCGTCGAAAGACCTCGGAGCGAACGAACTCGAAACGTTCCGACAAGTAACTCTCCCGAGTGTCCTCCCTGGCATTATCGCGGGTGGGTTGCTTGCGTTTACGCTCTCGTTCAACGAGTTCGTTTACACCTACTTCGTCAGAGACTCGTCCACGACGACGCTGCCGATTTACATCTGGAATCAGATCCGTTATAATGTGACACCCGAAGTAAACGTCATCAGCGTCGTGTTTCTCTTGCTGGCCGTCACACTCGTTCTCATCGCCGTTTCGCTCACTCGAGTTGAGCTACTCACTCGGCGGTGA
- a CDS encoding ArgE/DapE family deacylase, which translates to MDISKKYDEDLRNFTERLLTFETTSGNEKEAQEWLSDRLTDLGFDVYTWTANADELAKSTTFPSADEIDVDERPSVAGVLEFGDPDAGPTIILNGHIDVVPVEESSWETDPFEPTWDGDSLTARGAVDMKSNLAACIFAAKYAHEMENNLDGRVVVESVVGEEEGGIGAVAAALSNPYPFDRDAAIITEPTELDVVTAVEGSVMMNLEIEGRSAHAATRWEGESVLPHFEQIRTAFRELEADRNERVTHPLYESFPISWPVNFGAVDAGSWASSVPAHLSSEIRIGVAPGETNDAVESEFRDKLDAVTAKSDWLSQHPPTFERRAIQFEPAEISVDEPIITALQTAMRNQGLSDIEPRGATYGADSRHYIAAGIPTVLFGAGSIKQAHFPNETVEWPDVLTATEVLTDAVAEYLYLSTGVIES; encoded by the coding sequence ATGGATATTAGCAAAAAATACGACGAAGATCTTCGAAATTTCACCGAACGGTTGTTGACATTCGAAACAACCAGTGGGAACGAAAAAGAGGCACAGGAGTGGCTCTCGGACCGATTAACGGATCTCGGATTCGATGTCTACACGTGGACGGCAAATGCGGACGAGTTGGCCAAAAGCACGACGTTTCCGAGCGCGGACGAGATAGATGTTGACGAACGCCCGAGCGTTGCAGGTGTACTCGAATTCGGAGATCCCGACGCAGGTCCGACTATCATCTTGAACGGCCACATCGATGTCGTCCCTGTCGAGGAATCATCGTGGGAGACGGATCCGTTCGAGCCCACTTGGGATGGGGATTCGCTTACAGCCCGTGGGGCAGTGGACATGAAAAGCAATCTCGCAGCATGTATTTTCGCCGCAAAATACGCACACGAGATGGAAAACAATCTCGATGGTCGCGTCGTCGTCGAGAGTGTCGTCGGCGAGGAAGAAGGGGGTATTGGCGCTGTCGCAGCGGCGCTCTCGAACCCATATCCGTTTGATCGAGACGCCGCAATCATCACGGAGCCGACGGAATTGGACGTTGTGACGGCCGTAGAAGGAAGTGTGATGATGAACCTCGAAATCGAAGGGCGGTCCGCTCATGCAGCCACTCGCTGGGAGGGTGAGTCGGTACTCCCTCATTTTGAGCAAATACGAACGGCGTTTCGCGAACTCGAAGCGGATCGCAACGAACGCGTCACTCACCCACTGTACGAGTCATTCCCAATCTCGTGGCCGGTGAATTTCGGGGCCGTCGATGCGGGGTCGTGGGCATCGAGTGTCCCCGCTCACCTATCGAGCGAGATTCGAATCGGAGTCGCACCCGGTGAGACAAACGATGCAGTCGAATCGGAGTTCCGGGACAAACTCGACGCGGTCACGGCCAAGAGCGATTGGCTTTCGCAGCATCCACCGACGTTCGAGCGCAGAGCGATACAGTTCGAACCCGCAGAAATCAGCGTGGATGAGCCAATTATCACTGCGCTACAAACAGCGATGAGAAACCAGGGGCTGAGCGATATAGAACCGCGCGGGGCGACGTATGGGGCCGATTCACGTCATTATATTGCCGCCGGCATCCCGACCGTCCTTTTCGGAGCGGGATCTATCAAACAAGCCCATTTTCCGAACGAAACCGTAGAATGGCCGGACGTTTTAACGGCGACAGAAGTGCTCACGGACGCTGTCGCTGAGTATCTGTATCTATCAACGGGTGTGATAGAATCGTGA
- a CDS encoding APC family permease — MNDKPTHDKFERVLSRRDLFVLAVGAMVGWGWIIQSGYWINEGGVDGSILAFVLGGLMVSVVGLIYGELASAMPYVGGEHVYSLRALGPFGSFVCTWALVLGYVGVVVFEVVALPSALAYIVPGFNAIQLWTVAGEPVYATWILVGGVGAIVMTLLNYRGVRPAAQFQTLLAVIIGLAGITLTIGAVTNGSSPSAPPLGGVGIAGVFTVAIMTPFMFVGFDVIPQAAGEADVEPRTLGIIIPIAVGVAALFYIAVIWASGQSMSGSQLVESSLPAAAAMESLFDSLLIGRIMALAGIAGILTSWNSFLLGASRAVYALAESGMLPESLSEIHPKHNTPKNALLLIGGLSVFSPLFGEQMLVWIVNASGLGLVLAWVLVVVSFFVLRRREPDMDRPFKLPYGRVFGTLALILTVFFVGLYLPGAPSALSWPFEWGIILFWTLLGACMYVISGDTTSHVKPSVEGHDR, encoded by the coding sequence ATGAATGATAAGCCAACACATGACAAGTTCGAACGAGTACTGTCACGGCGCGACCTCTTCGTTTTGGCGGTCGGAGCGATGGTCGGCTGGGGCTGGATTATCCAATCCGGTTACTGGATAAACGAGGGCGGGGTCGATGGATCGATACTCGCATTCGTCCTCGGTGGACTGATGGTTTCCGTCGTCGGGCTCATCTACGGCGAGCTCGCCTCTGCGATGCCATACGTCGGTGGTGAACACGTCTATAGCCTTCGAGCACTCGGACCGTTCGGGTCGTTCGTCTGTACCTGGGCACTCGTGTTGGGGTACGTTGGCGTCGTCGTCTTCGAAGTCGTCGCACTTCCGTCGGCACTTGCGTATATCGTGCCCGGCTTCAACGCGATTCAACTCTGGACGGTCGCCGGCGAACCGGTCTACGCGACGTGGATACTCGTCGGTGGCGTTGGTGCCATCGTCATGACGCTGCTGAATTACCGCGGCGTTCGACCCGCGGCACAGTTTCAGACGCTTCTCGCGGTCATCATCGGGCTGGCGGGTATCACACTGACAATCGGTGCGGTCACGAACGGGTCGTCGCCGTCCGCGCCGCCACTCGGTGGTGTCGGGATTGCCGGTGTGTTCACCGTCGCCATCATGACGCCGTTCATGTTCGTCGGGTTCGACGTGATTCCACAAGCCGCCGGTGAGGCTGACGTCGAGCCACGTACACTTGGAATCATCATCCCGATTGCAGTCGGAGTCGCAGCACTGTTTTATATCGCAGTCATCTGGGCGTCCGGCCAGTCAATGTCCGGTTCACAGCTCGTCGAGAGTTCGCTTCCCGCTGCCGCCGCGATGGAAAGTCTATTCGATAGCCTACTGATCGGTCGCATCATGGCGTTAGCTGGTATTGCAGGGATTCTCACAAGCTGGAACTCGTTCCTGCTCGGTGCCAGCCGCGCAGTATATGCGCTCGCCGAATCCGGGATGTTACCTGAATCGCTGAGCGAGATCCATCCCAAGCACAATACCCCCAAGAACGCTCTTCTCCTTATCGGTGGGCTGTCGGTGTTTTCACCGTTGTTTGGAGAACAGATGCTCGTTTGGATTGTCAATGCCAGTGGGCTCGGACTCGTTCTCGCGTGGGTCCTCGTCGTCGTCTCGTTTTTCGTTCTACGGCGACGCGAACCCGATATGGATCGGCCGTTCAAGCTCCCGTATGGCCGTGTCTTTGGCACACTCGCGCTCATACTGACGGTGTTTTTCGTCGGACTCTACCTTCCGGGAGCACCGTCGGCGCTTTCGTGGCCGTTCGAATGGGGAATCATCCTCTTTTGGACACTCCTCGGCGCATGTATGTACGTCATTTCAGGGGATACCACTTCCCACGTGAAACCCAGTGTAGAAGGGCACGATAGGTGA
- a CDS encoding SDR family NAD(P)-dependent oxidoreductase: protein MAGAIITGSSRGIGRAVARRFADDGYDVIINYRNNAEMATSVAETIDRETSREARVVKADVSDPGDAEALITTSVEELGSIDHLVNNAGIDQHVYTEQLPPTDFDRILDVNVNGAFNVTKAALSYLRESAVPEGPSITNISSILAYTGAPIECHYAASKAGLLGLTKSHARDFAPTIRVNAVAPGHIETDMTADRTPAEANRERQQIPLGRFGQPEDIADAVAYLRDAGFVTGETLNVNGGELMR, encoded by the coding sequence ATGGCCGGAGCAATCATCACCGGATCGTCGCGAGGAATCGGCCGTGCTGTCGCACGGCGATTCGCGGACGATGGCTACGACGTCATCATCAATTATCGCAACAACGCCGAAATGGCCACATCGGTGGCGGAGACGATCGATCGGGAGACTAGTCGCGAAGCACGCGTCGTCAAAGCGGATGTCAGTGATCCGGGAGACGCCGAAGCCCTCATCACAACGAGCGTCGAGGAACTCGGGAGTATCGACCATCTCGTTAACAATGCGGGCATCGACCAACACGTTTACACGGAACAGCTACCTCCGACAGACTTCGATCGAATACTGGACGTAAATGTTAACGGTGCGTTCAATGTGACGAAGGCCGCGCTGTCATATCTCCGTGAATCCGCGGTTCCGGAAGGACCATCGATAACGAACATCTCTTCGATACTAGCGTACACCGGCGCACCGATAGAGTGTCATTACGCCGCCTCGAAAGCCGGCCTTCTCGGATTGACGAAGAGCCACGCGAGGGACTTTGCTCCCACGATTCGCGTCAACGCGGTCGCTCCTGGCCATATTGAAACGGACATGACTGCCGACCGAACCCCTGCTGAAGCGAACCGGGAGCGCCAACAGATTCCACTCGGCAGGTTTGGTCAGCCGGAAGACATCGCCGACGCTGTGGCGTATCTCCGTGATGCCGGGTTTGTCACCGGGGAGACGCTGAACGTCAACGGCGGCGAGCTTATGCGATGA
- a CDS encoding pyrimidine dimer DNA glycosylase/endonuclease V yields the protein MTRMWCVPPGILCRQHLLGEHKELHQLVGHIHAEHTNAVRGHAAKGQIDTSRIAERHDELVDELQRRGYNHASPLEYEDTLDLGEIDESDNIEDLTERCATCRERSLDMDD from the coding sequence ATGACTCGGATGTGGTGTGTTCCACCGGGAATACTCTGTCGTCAGCATCTCCTCGGGGAACACAAAGAGCTCCACCAGCTTGTGGGCCATATTCATGCTGAACACACGAATGCAGTCCGCGGACACGCGGCGAAGGGACAAATCGACACCTCACGGATAGCCGAACGCCACGATGAGCTCGTGGACGAGTTACAACGACGGGGATATAATCACGCCTCACCGTTGGAGTACGAAGATACGCTTGACCTCGGTGAGATAGACGAATCCGACAATATCGAGGATTTGACCGAGCGATGTGCGACGTGCCGTGAGCGATCATTAGATATGGACGACTGA
- a CDS encoding helix-turn-helix domain-containing protein, translating into MPKARVRFRPPGGSLEGPFRLSSEHPNDEFRLLSAYPTDKGLLVVLEATMAEPTIVLDLFEDAPETRVPSYDVLHVDEHTVLLQFQLPFVPAPFRAFFASGTLPQLPYSIEDGWIVCEFTTSHERLSRFGEMLAEAGFAFEVERVIQSVTPTELLTDRQREFMSEALEQGYYDTPRQCSLTDLASALSVSKSTTSVVLHRAEETIVKEFFAVPIDEPESEHRQRSGSDKGT; encoded by the coding sequence ATGCCCAAAGCACGAGTTCGATTCAGACCACCGGGTGGTTCCCTCGAAGGTCCCTTTCGGTTATCGAGCGAGCACCCCAACGACGAATTCCGGCTCCTGAGTGCGTATCCAACCGACAAAGGATTACTCGTCGTATTGGAAGCAACCATGGCTGAACCGACGATTGTTCTTGACCTGTTCGAGGATGCGCCAGAAACGAGGGTACCTTCCTACGACGTCCTCCACGTGGACGAGCATACGGTATTGCTGCAGTTCCAGCTTCCCTTCGTCCCTGCGCCCTTTCGAGCGTTCTTTGCTTCGGGAACTCTGCCACAACTCCCATACAGTATCGAAGACGGTTGGATCGTCTGTGAATTTACCACCTCCCACGAACGGTTGTCCCGATTCGGTGAGATGTTGGCAGAGGCTGGGTTCGCATTCGAGGTCGAACGTGTTATCCAGTCCGTAACTCCGACCGAACTCTTGACCGACCGCCAGCGGGAGTTTATGAGCGAAGCGCTCGAACAAGGCTACTACGACACGCCACGGCAGTGTTCGCTCACCGATCTCGCCTCCGCACTGAGCGTCAGCAAATCCACGACGAGCGTCGTTCTCCATCGTGCTGAAGAAACGATCGTCAAAGAATTCTTTGCCGTGCCAATCGACGAACCCGAATCCGAACATCGCCAGCGGAGCGGCTCCGACAAGGGGACGTAG